One window from the genome of Zerene cesonia ecotype Mississippi chromosome 1, Zerene_cesonia_1.1, whole genome shotgun sequence encodes:
- the LOC119829021 gene encoding protein artichoke: MDSKRILLWLTLLITQSSIGLGTLCPAPESILPCICTSRNEDLQIWCTHSDLVQVTKGIQNVGQIIKKPIDELIIENNYLPSLPGKVFQNVNIARLMLRHNGLERVSAAWLETQEKNIVEIYIVENDLKSLPAESLTKLQNLQALTIQSQSLKRIPTLTNLNRLRYINIQSESLNSIKEHTFEKLPSLDKLFIQGSSNLNSLKENAFYDLPKLTKLEIKNCGITNIHMRALSLLPVLNELSFSNNFISDATMVGRATRDLPMLSVLNLSYNYITKLSEGAFVDQPMLEVLLLSHNNINIIHHGAFHRVPKLRVVDLNYNEIIRIHPESFLQPSGSGVEELTLIGNKIRHISEFRSLLDALPRLKFLDLSENFLQDIPRGALRGHPSLERLHLNKNNINFIEMDAIVAMPALRELHLSNNSLSDISEGPFWNLPTLKGLDLSKNYFQRLQPKLFYNLPALRRINLSDNQIAIIDPITFMESPLLEHINISGNALISLHPATFRNLVNLYEIDASSNRLVEFLPGLPRGLEQLYLQRNQITNIPAPPSPDLDLPSLRTLDISNNGIQKIPYGGMKTLHNLRRLFMKRNGLKQVEAMTFSDLQHLEVLDVSENQIISVHPRSFDKLTELKQVNLHGNNMENFDFLAIKDNVALSAIDLSKNRLKSISPSIIKQALDVEILNISSNNLHELPNSLNMLSNLKVIDISNNHLKHFDGNSINNIQTLKEIKIPSNKIIELRTGTFKDLHDLQVIDLDNNQIEVIHPLAITNLPNLISIYLSRNHIINLPDRVFSNLNRLRIMELQGNRLQYISMRAFENLPYVQYLNLSNNHLINLENSGIKQLTSLEVLDLSFNKLTMITRESFQYMEWLVELNLDNNHICSINGHPFDLMSRLKVLSLRHNKLTTVFENSFIKLRHNIAIFDIDGNPIICNCAIIWFKAWLSESSSIGPRCADGTYVKQMPFDRRDCNNVPIVNAENSCLTHENEALLPNLATSQVFSSLDKIKDYATHIENKYHANKINNKPSPEESDYFYDDYVDYPYNETLIDYNNINQTNNIKKFGNTPTLYASMNNITDKKSSTIKPPESTSKSGFTFFGLPIPSLDVGKLLNTGRKIDWSDKIGQEHYKKHPVTEQPKFETGGFTPMLPPTSGGLLPIPHPTNANATKMVVSDGGKISYANVGTVNKSFMAYDKEPPINTVKNSTTHKKTKSEVHEVQAFLDNDNSTHIAYNRTKNVEEQNSDPTNLSKYNMMESNFTITHVTEKEGIITTDTSSDMLLPTWLDTTSNPIPTPGSITKPQMKKHIESQPTALSAILLPKDNDLKWNNSRAATITKVNMPHAEHYDLRSTYSPVINREAKTRFSEFENTKIKPQYDADKEWYFKNYNKTNLEPFIAPGVHKSRTSKNVISTIYIALSITLCTLTLFP; the protein is encoded by the exons atggattctaaaagaatattattgtGGCTTACTCTCTTGATAACACAATCTTCAATTGGTCTTGGGACATTGTGTCCTGCGCCAGAAAGTATATTACCATGCATATGTACAAGTAGAAACGAAGACCTTCAGATATG gTGCACGCACAGCGATTTAGTTCAAGTGACGAAGGGTATTCAGAATGTAGgtcaaatcataaaaaaaccaaTAGATGAAttgataatagaaaataactaTCTTCCTTCACTACCTGGAaaagtatttcaaaatgtaaatattgctAGATTAATGTTAAGACATAATGGATTAGAAAGGGTCTCAGCAGCGTGGCTTGAAACAcaggaaaaaaatatagttgaaatatacattgtaGAAAATGATTTGAAAAGCCTACCCGCGGAAAGTTTGACTAAACTACAAAATTTGCAAGCCCTCACTATTCAATCACAAAGTCTAAAAAGAATACCCACTTTGACAAATTTAAACAGATTGCGATATATCAATATCCAATCAGAAAGTTTAAACAGTATTAAAGAACatacatttgaaaaattaccTAGTTTGGATAAACTTTTCATTCAAGGGAGCTCTAATCTTAACAGTCTTAAAGAAAATGCCTTCTACGATTTACCGAAGCTAACGAAactcgaaataaaaaattgtggtattacaaatatacacatgCGGGCTCTTTCGCTACTGCCAGTATTGAATGAATTATCCTTtagtaacaattttatttccgACGCTACAATGGTTGGGAGAGCAACGAGAGATTTACCCATGCTTTCTGTGTTAAACTTAAGCTACAACTATATAACGAAATTAAGTGAAGGTGCCTTTGTTGATCAACCTATGTTGGAAGTCTTATTATTATCgcacaataacataaatatcataCACCATGGAGCCTTTCATCGTGTTCCTAAATTAAGAGTAGTGGATTTAAACTACAACGAAATAATCAGAATACACCCTGAATCTTTTCTACAACCGTCTGGAAGTGGAGTAGAGGAATTAACTCTTATTGGAAACAAAATAAGGCATATATCAGAATTTCGATCATTACTGGACGCTCTACCGCGACTTAAGTTTTTAGATTTAAGTGAAAATTTCCTTCAAGATATTCCTAGGGGAGCACTTCGGGGACACCCTAGTTTAGAGCGCCTGcacttgaataaaaataatataaattttattgaaatggaTGCTATCGTTGCTATGCCTGCATTAAGAGAATTGcatttaagtaataattcaCTAAGTGATATTAGTGAAGGTCCATTCTGGAATCTTCCCACATTAAAAGGATTAGATTTgtccaaaaattattttcaacgcCTTCAGCCAAAACTATTCTATAATTTACCAGCATTACGAAGAATAAATCTAAGTGATAACCAAATAGCCATAATTGACCCAATAACGTTTATGGAGTCTCCTCTGTTAGAACATATTAATATCTCTGGTAATGCGCTTATCTCCTTGCACCCAGCTACTTTTAGAAACTTGGTAAATTTATACGAGATAGATGCGAGTTCCAACAGATTAGTAGAGTTCTTACCGGGTCTTCCTCGTGGCTTGGAGCAATTGTATTTGCAGAGAAATCAGATAACAAACATACCCGCACCTCCTTCTCCAGATTTAGATCTACCTTCTCTGAGAACATTAGATATTTCTAATAACGGTATTCAAAAGATACCTTATGGTGGAATGAAAACTTTGCACAATTTACGAAGGTTGTTTATGAAACGAAATGGTTTGAAACAGGTTGAGGCTATGACATTTAGCGATTTACAACACCTAGAAGTTTTAGATGTTAGTGAAAACCAAATAATATCGGTACATCCGCGTAGCTTCGATAAACTGACTGAATTAAAACAAGTGAATTTGCACGGAAACAATAtggaaaattttgattttcttGCAATTAAAGATAATGTTGCACTATCAGCTATAGACTTAAGcaaaaatcgattaaaaagCATATCTCctagtataataaaacaggCTCTGGATGTGGAGATATTGAATATATCTTCAAACAATTTACATGAATTGCCAAACAGCCTTAATatgttatcaaatttaaaagtaatagatATTAGCAATAACCACTTGAAACACTTTGACGgaaattctattaataatatacaaactcttaaagaaataaaaattccaaGCAACAAGATAATTGAACTACGTACTGGTACATTTAAAGATCTCCATGATTTACAAGTTATTGATTTAGATAATAATCAAATTGAAGTGATACATCCTCTTGCAATTACAAATCTGCCAAACCTGATATCAATTTACTTGAGCAGGAATCACATAATCAATTTACCAGATAGAGTATTTTCTAATCTTAATAGATTAAGAATAATGGAACTACAAGGCAACCGACTACAATACATTTCTATGAGGGCGTTTGAAAATTTGCCTTATGTGCAGTATTTAAACCTTAGTAATAATCATCTGATCAATCTGGAAAATTCAGGCATCAAACAATTGACATCGTTAGAAGTTTTAGATCttagtttcaataaattaactatgATCACAAGAGAATCATTTCAATACATGGAATGGCTTGTTGAACTCAATCTAGATAATAACCATATTTGCTCCATAAATGGTCATCCTTTTGATTTAATGTCAAGATTGAAAGTGCTATCCTTAcgacataataaattaaccacTGTATTTGAGAACAGTTTCATAAAACTAAGGcataatattgcaatatttgatattgatG gCAATCCGATCATCTGCAATTGTGCTATAATTTGGTTCAAAGCTTGGCTCTCTGAATCTTCTTCAATAGGACCAAGATGTGCGGATGGTACATACGTAAAACAGATGCCTTTCGATAGAAGAGACTGCAACAATGTTCCAATAGTTAACGCCGAAAACAGTTGTTTGACTCATGAAAATGAGGCGCTGCTTCCCAATTTGGCAACATCACAAGTGTTCTCCTCTCTCGATAAGATAAAGGATTATGCGACACATATAGAAAACAAGTatcatgcaaataaaataaacaataaacctTCCCCTGAAGAATCAGACTATTTTTATGATGACTATGTGGACTATCCTTACAATGAAACATTAATTgattacaacaatattaatCAAACGAACAACATTAAGAAATTCGGTAATACCCCAACTTTATATGCttcaatgaataatataactgATAAAAAGTCAAGTACTATAAAGCCCCCTGAATCAACATCTAAGAGTGGATTTACATTCTTTGGTTTACCTATACCTTCTTTAGATGTaggaaaattattgaataccGGCAGAAAAATAGACTGGTCGGACAAAATAGGTCAGGAACACTACAAAAAGCATCCTGTTACGGAACAACCAAAATTTGAAACTGGGGGTTTCACTCCAATGTTGCCTCCAACATCTGGTGGCCTTTTACCCATCCCACATCCTACAAATGCAAATGCTACGAAAATGGTAGTAAGTGATGGAGGTAAAATAAGCTATGCAAATGTTGGGAcagttaataaaagttttatggcATATGATAAAGAACCACCTATAAATACGGTTAAAAATAGCACAACacataagaaaacaaaaagtGAAGTTCATGAAGTCCAAGCTTTTTTGGACAATGATAATAGTACTCATATAGCATATAATAGAACAAAGAATGTAGAGGAGCAAAACAGTGACCCAactaatttaagtaaatacaaTATGATGGAATCCAACTTCACAATAACACATGTAACAGAAAAGGAAGGGATAATAACTACAGACACAAGTAGTGATATGTTACTTCCAACATGGCTTGATACAACTAGTAATCCAATTCCAACTCCAGGTTCAATAACAAAGCCTCAAATGAAGAAGCATATTGAAAGCCAGCCTACAGCATTATCTGCAATTCTTCTACCAAAggataatgatttaaaatggAACAATAGTAGAGCAGCAACAATAACTAAGGTTAACATGCCCCATGCAGAACATTACGATTTACGCAGTACCTACTCTCCAGTAATAAACAGAGAAGCGAAGACTAGGTTTTCAGAATTTGAGAACACTAAAATTAAACCTCAATATGACGCTGACAAAGAATGGtatttcaaaaactataataagaCTAATTTAGAACCCTTCATAGCACCAGGTGTACATAAATCAAGAACatcaaaaaatgttatatcaacaatttatattgCTTTAAGCATTACACTTTGTACATTAACACTGTTTCCTTAA
- the LOC119829036 gene encoding inosine triphosphate pyrophosphatase, giving the protein MKMSHKVLTFVTGNVKKLEEVKLILGNNFPLEVTNHKLDLPELQGEINEISIQKCREAASRLNKPVIIEDTCLCFNALQGLPGPYIKWFLDKLKPEGLHQLLAGWEDKSAEAVCTFAYSSGKPEDDVILFQGKTAGTIVYPRGTRDFGWDCIFQPDGYDKTYAELPKEEKNKISHRYRALDKLKYYFAQNSS; this is encoded by the coding sequence ATGAAAATGTCCCATAAAGTCTTGACATTTGTTACGGGAAATGTAAAGAAATTGGAAGAGGTTAAACTTATTTTAGGGAACAATTTCCCTCTTGAAGTAACGAATCATAAATTAGATCTACCAGAATTACAAGGTGAAATCAATGagatttcaattcaaaaatgCCGGGAGGCAGCGAGTCGTCTGAACAAGCCAGTGATAATTGAAGATACATGTTTATGTTTCAATGCTTTACAAGGGTTACCGGGTCCATATATTAAATGGTTTTTGGATAAATTGAAACCTGAAGGCTTACATCAATTACTAGCTGGATGGGAGGATAAGTCTGCAGAAGCTGTGTGCACATTTGCTTACTCTTCCGGTAAACCTGAGGATGATGTTATATTGTTCCAAGGAAAAACTGCAGGCACAATTGTGTATCCTAGGGGGACAAGAGATTTTGGATGGGATTGTATATTTCAACCGGATGGCTATGATAAGACTTATGCTGAGTTACCAAAGGAAGAgaagaataaaatatctcaTAGATACAGAGCATTagataagttaaaatattattttgctcAGAATagtagttaa
- the LOC119829549 gene encoding 26S proteasome non-ATPase regulatory subunit 7 yields the protein MPSQEVVTTKVVVHPLVLLSVVDHFNRMGKIGNQKRVVGVLLGCWRAKGVLDVSNSFAVPFDEDDKDKSVWFLDHDYLENMYGMFKKVNAREKVVGWYHTGPKLHQNDVAINELIRRYCPNSVLVIIDAKPKDLGLPTEAYQAVEEVHDDGSPTTRTFEHVPSEIGAEEAEEVGVEHLLRDIKDTTVGSLSQRITNQLLGLRGLHSQLSEIRDYLVQVGQGSLPMNHQIIYQLQDIFNLLPDISSDNFADNLHIKTNDQSLVVYLAALVRSIIALHNLINNKITNRDAEEGKKEEAKDKKEKKDDKDDKKSEDKAKGDKKDKEDKKK from the exons ATGCCTAGTCAAGAAGTTGTAACCACTAAAGTTGTGGTCCATCCACTAGTATTACTCAGTGTTGTTGACCATTTCAATCGTATGGGCAAAATTGGAAACCAGAAGCGAGTTGTAGGGGTACTTCTTGGCTGTTGGAGAGCGAAAGGTGTACTGGATGTGTCCAACAGTTTTGCAG tGCCATTTGATGAAGATGACAAAGACAAATCTGTCTGGTTCTTGGATCATGATTACTTAGAAAACATGTATGGCATGTTTAAAAAGGTAAATGCAAGAGAAAAAGTAGTTGGATGGTATCACACAGGACCTAAACTTCATCAAAATGATGTTGCTATAAATGAATTGATTAGACGTTACTGTCCAAATTCAGTTCTTGTCATCATTGATGCCAAACCAAAAGACTTAGGTCTGCCAACTGAGGCTTATCAAGCAGTTGAGGAAGTACATGATGATGGCAGTCCCACCACCCGCACATTTGAGCATGTGCCAAGTGAGATTGGAGCTGAAGAGGCTGAAGAAGTGGGTGTTGAGCACCTATTAAGAGATATTAAAGATACAACTGTCGGAAGTCTATCTCAGCGAATTACTAACCAACTGCTTGGACTCCGAGGTCTCCATTCACAGTTGAGCGAAATAAGGGATTACCTAGTGCAAGTTGGTCAAGGTTCTCTCCCAATGAATCATCAAATTATCTACCAATTGCAAGACATTTTCAACCTTTTGCCCGATATATCCAGTGATAACTTTGCTGACAATCttcacattaaaacaaatgaccAATCCCTTGTTGTATATCTAGCTGCACTTGTGAGATCCATAATCGCACTGCATAACCTTATTAACAACAAAATCACAAATAGAGATGCTGAAGAAGGTAAGAAAGAAGAAGCCAAGGATAAGAAAGAGAAAAAAGATGATAAGGATGATAAAAAGTCAGAAGACAAAGCAAAAGGAGATAAGAAAGATAAAGAAGATAAAaagaagtaa